Proteins encoded within one genomic window of Lysinibacillus sphaericus:
- the lepB gene encoding signal peptidase I, producing the protein MEKQVKEKNELWEWTKALLIAFAIAAVIRYFLFTPIAVDGESMMPTLEDGDRMIVNKIGYKIGEPKRFDIVVFHAPEQKNYIKRVIGLPGETLEYKDDQLYINGEPIDEPYLDAYKAEITEGTLTEDFTLNDIDASLHDVIPEGYVFVMGDNRRYSKDSRHIGIVDQKEIIGNTSLIFWPYSDIKIVK; encoded by the coding sequence ATGGAAAAACAAGTGAAAGAAAAGAATGAATTATGGGAATGGACAAAGGCTCTTTTAATTGCATTTGCGATTGCAGCAGTTATTCGTTATTTTTTATTTACACCAATTGCAGTTGACGGTGAGTCCATGATGCCAACCCTTGAAGATGGCGACCGAATGATTGTCAACAAAATTGGTTATAAAATTGGAGAGCCTAAGCGCTTTGATATCGTGGTGTTCCATGCACCAGAGCAAAAAAACTACATTAAACGTGTAATTGGCTTACCTGGTGAAACATTGGAATATAAAGACGATCAGTTATACATTAACGGAGAACCGATAGATGAGCCTTATTTAGATGCATACAAAGCTGAAATTACTGAAGGTACATTAACGGAAGATTTTACGTTAAATGACATTGATGCATCACTGCATGATGTAATTCCAGAAGGCTATGTATTTGTGATGGGCGATAATCGTCGATATAGTAAAGATAGCCGTCACATAGGTATTGTCGATCAAAAAGAAATTATAGGTAATACAAGCCTTATTTTCTGGCCGTATAGTGATATTAAAATTGTGAAGTAA
- the rplS gene encoding 50S ribosomal protein L19, which translates to MSNIITEITKAQLRTDLPAFRPGDTVKVHVKVVEGTRERIQVYEGVVIKRRGGGISETFTVRKISYGVGVERTFPVHTPKIANLEVVRRGKVRRAKLYYLRNLRGKAARIKEIR; encoded by the coding sequence ATGTCAAACATTATTACAGAAATTACTAAAGCTCAGCTTCGCACTGATCTACCAGCTTTCCGTCCTGGTGATACTGTTAAGGTACACGTGAAAGTAGTAGAGGGTACTCGTGAACGTATCCAAGTATACGAAGGTGTAGTTATCAAACGTCGTGGTGGCGGTATTAGCGAAACTTTCACAGTTCGTAAAATTTCTTACGGTGTAGGTGTTGAACGTACATTCCCTGTACACACACCAAAAATCGCTAACTTAGAAGTTGTACGTCGTGGTAAAGTACGTCGTGCTAAACTTTACTACCTACGTAACCTACGTGGTAAAGCTGCTCGTATTAAAGAAATTCGATAA
- the trmD gene encoding tRNA (guanosine(37)-N1)-methyltransferase TrmD, with amino-acid sequence MHIHVLSLFPDMFSGVFGASILKKAQEKGAVKLEVSDIRAFSGNKHNQVDDYPYGGGAGMVLKPEPMFSAVEAITAGKKPRIILMCPQGERFTQKKAEELAQESELVFLCGHYEGYDERIRQHLVTDEISIGDFVLTGGELGAMTVIDSVVRLLPGVLGQADSHIQDSFSTGLLEHPHYTRPAEFRGMQVPEVLLSGNHAKIEQWREEQSLKRTFERRPDLLEHYPLTDKQKLYLEKLKKQQ; translated from the coding sequence ATGCATATTCACGTATTAAGTCTATTTCCAGATATGTTTTCGGGTGTATTTGGTGCATCGATACTAAAAAAAGCTCAAGAAAAAGGGGCTGTAAAGCTAGAAGTATCAGATATTCGTGCGTTTTCTGGCAACAAGCATAATCAGGTAGACGATTATCCGTATGGTGGCGGTGCAGGGATGGTGTTAAAGCCAGAGCCGATGTTTAGTGCTGTAGAGGCTATTACAGCGGGTAAAAAGCCACGTATTATCTTAATGTGTCCGCAGGGTGAACGTTTCACCCAAAAAAAAGCGGAAGAGCTAGCGCAAGAAAGTGAATTAGTGTTCTTATGTGGTCACTACGAAGGCTACGATGAACGCATTCGTCAGCACCTCGTTACCGATGAAATATCGATTGGTGATTTTGTGTTAACAGGTGGTGAGTTAGGTGCGATGACGGTTATCGATAGTGTCGTACGCCTGTTACCTGGCGTGTTGGGACAAGCAGATTCCCATATCCAAGATTCTTTTTCAACGGGTCTGTTAGAACATCCACATTATACGCGACCTGCTGAATTCCGAGGCATGCAAGTACCAGAAGTATTATTATCAGGCAATCATGCGAAAATCGAACAATGGCGCGAAGAACAATCGTTAAAAAGAACATTCGAGCGTCGACCTGATTTACTCGAGCATTATCCATTAACAGACAAGCAAAAATTGTATTTGGAAAAACTTAAAAAACAACAATAA